One genomic region from Motacilla alba alba isolate MOTALB_02 chromosome 5, Motacilla_alba_V1.0_pri, whole genome shotgun sequence encodes:
- the LOC119701033 gene encoding peroxisomal succinyl-coenzyme A thioesterase-like encodes MWRALAAAAAPARALLRTPPARRAASLAVSPAAGPADERVETRVAGLSPGQPVTLRAVAADERGCLFQSCAHYRADSRGELHLGTDASHGGDYTGVEPMGLFWSLAPAGMENPYQRLVPRNTSAPMKVEVLVHQGHSPPGSMPGPVMAKAEVQRLFTAPGVRRIRLKEGVVRGSLFLPPGDGPFPGVIDMYGDEGGLIEFRSSLLATHGFAALSLPYFDFEDLPRVLKELKLEYFEEAARFLQRHPKVKGPGVGVIGTGKGAELALSMITFLPEVVAAVSISGCSSNTVADLHYGDTTLPGLRFDMKKVSVSDSGVFDIFEALDDPTNPANSSSVIPIEKAEGHFLLVVGEDDRMWKSSLYAELAITRLRQHGKENFELLSYPGAGHRIDPPSTPFCQVAMDRVLGVPVLGGGESKAHAHAQEHSWGKIQEFLHLHLG; translated from the exons ATGTGGAGAGCActggccgccgccgccgccccggcgcGGGCCCTGCTGCGCACCCCGCCGGCCCGACGGGCTGCCAGCCTGGCCGTGtcccccgccgccggcccggcgGACGAGCGGGTAGAGACGCGGGTGGCGGGGCTGAGCCCGGGGCAGCCGGTTACCCTGCGGGCGGTGGCGGCCGATGAGCGCGGCTGCCTCTTCCAATCGTGCGCGCACTACCGGGCGGACAGCCGCGGGGAGCTGCACCTGGGCACGGACGCCTCCCACGGCGGGGACTACACCGGCGTGGAGCCCATGGGGCTCTTTTGGAGCCTGGCCCCCGCCGGCATGGAGAATCCGTACCAGCGGCTCGTTCCCCGCAACACCAGCGCCCCGATGAAGGTGGAGGTGTTGGTCCACCAGGGCCACAGCCCGCCCGGCTCCATGCCCGGGCCCGTGATGGCCAAGGCCGAGGTGCAGAGGTTGTTCACGGCCCCCGGCGTGCGGAGGATCCGGCTGAAGGAAGGAGTCGTAAGGGGCTCCCTTTTCCTGCCGCCGG GGGACGGTCCCTTTCCAGGAGTGATTGACATGTATGGTGATGAAGGAGGCTTGATTGAATTTAGATCCAGTCTCCTGGCTACCCatggttttgctgctctttctctGCCATATTTTGACTTTGAAGATCTTCCTAGGGTcttgaaagaattaaaacttgAGTACTTTGAGGAGGCAGCAAGGTTCCTACAGCGTCACCCAAAG GTGAAAGGACCAGGAGTTGGAGTGATTGGGACTGGGAAAGGGGCAGAATTAGCACTCTCCATGATCACCTTCCTGCCAGAAGTAGTGGCTGCTGTCTCAATCTCTGGCTGTAGTTCAAACACAGTCGCAGACCTCCATTATGGTGACACGACTCTGCCCGGGCTGCGTTTTGATATGAAGAAAGTCAGTGTCTCTGACTCTGGTGTATTTGACATTTTTGAAGCTCTGGATGACCCAACCAATCCTGCTAATTCTTCTAGCGTGATCCCCATTGAAAAAGCAGAAGGTCACTTTCTCTTAGTGGTAGGGGAAGATGATCGGATGTGGAAGAGCTCCTTATATGCTGAGCTGGCAATCACACGTCTACGCCAGCACGGGAAAGAGAACTTTGAACTCCTGAGTTATCCAGGAGCAGGTCACCGAATTGATCCTCCTTCTACTCCATTTTGTCAGGTAGCTATGGATCGTGTTTTGGGGGTGCCTGTTCTGGGGGGTGGAGAGAGCAAAGCACATGCCCATGCACAGGAACACTCCTGGGGAAAGATTCAGGAGTTTCTGCACTTGCATTTGGGGTGA
- the LOC119701032 gene encoding acyl-coenzyme A thioesterase 1-like, translating to MWQVSGRSLCRASSRAWQRRLPWPGPAPAAPRSRGPAWSPGTAPAQGLSSMAPSIRLSPAARSLFDEPLAIAVQGLGPRQQVTLRTSLRDETGELFQASALYQAGDDGELDLARCPALPGGSFSGLEPMGLLWALQPQKPFWRLVKRDVQSPFLLQLEVFEGHGERPGRLLAQAQHERAFLRDGVRRVPVREGRIRATLFLPPGSGPFPGIIDLYGTGGGLPEYRACLLANHGFAVLALAFYGYEDLPKGMKEFHLEYFEEAVNYMLQHTQVKGPGIGLLGHSKGGDLCVSMASFLKGITATALINGSVANVGAVLRYKDITIPPLGINPKRIKVGKSGIADIIDALNSPLEGPDQQSFIPLEKAECCFLFIVGQDDHNWKSEFFAVEGSKRLQAHGKEKPEIVCYPGAGHYIEPPFFPMCAASMHLLFGKPVMWGGEPKAHCEAQIDAWQQIQAFFRKHLAGKPSGTSSKL from the exons ATGTGGCAGGTCAGTGGCCGCTCCCTGTGCCGGGCCAGTTCCCGTGCCTGGCAGAGGCGGCTGCCctggcccggccccgcgcctgCAGCCCCCcggagccgcggccccgcgTGGAGCCCCGGGACAGCCCCCGCCCAGGGGCTCTCCTCCATGGCCCCCTCCATCCGCCTGTCGCCCGCCGCCCGCAGCCTCTTCGATGAGCCGCTGGCCATCGCCGTGCAGGGCCTCGGCCCGCGGCAGCAGGTCACTCTGCGGACGTCCTTGCGGGACGAGACCGGAGAGCTCTTCCAGGCCAGTGCCCTCTACCAGGCGGGCGACGACGGCGAGCTGGACCTCGCCCGCTGTCCTGCGCTGCCGGGAGGCAGCTTCTCCGGCCTGGAGCCcatggggctgctctgggctttgcagCCCCAGAAGCCTTTTTGGCGGCTGGTAAAGCGGGACGTGCAGagccccttcctcctgcagctggaggtgtTCGAGGGCCACGGGGAGCGCCCCGGGCGGCTCCTGGCCCAGGCGCAGCACGAGCGGGCGTTCCTGCGGGACGGGGTGCGCAGAGTCCCGGTGCGAGAAGGGAGGATCCGGGCGACGCTTTTCCTGCCCCCTG GAAGTGGCCCCTTTCCGGGAATTATTGACTTGTATGGAACTGGAGGAGGACTCCCTGAATACAGGGCATGCCTGCTGGCCAACCAcggctttgctgtgctggctctggcttTCTATGGCTATGAAGATCTCCCCAAAGGGATGAAGGAATTCCACCTGGAATATTTTGAAGAAGCTGTAAACTATATGTTACAACACACCCAG GTTAAAGGTCCAGGAATTGGTTTGCTTGGACACTCGAAGGGGGGTGACCTGTGCGTCTCCATGGCCTCCTTCCTAAAGGGCATCACAGCCACTGCCCTTATCAATGGCTCGGTGGCCAATGTGGGCGCGGTGCTCCGCTACAAGGACATCACCATTCCACCCCTTGGTATCAATCCAAAACGCATCAAGGTTGGCAAGTCTGGGATTGCTGATATTATTGATGCATTGAACAGCCCACTAGAAGGGCCTGACCAGCAAAGCTTTATCCCTTTGGAGAAGGCTGAGTGTTGCTTCTTGTTCATTGTTGGCCAGGACGATCACAACTGGAAAAGTGAATTCTTTGCAGTTGAGGGGAGCAAACGTTTGCAAGctcatgggaaagaaaagcctgaGATAGTCTGTTATCCTGGAGCAGGACACTACATTGAACCTCCCTTTTTCCCGATGTGTGCAGCCTCAATGCACCTGCTATTTGGCAAGCCTGTGATGTGGGGAGGGGAGCCCAAGGCACACTGTGAGGCACAGATAGATGCTTGGCAGCAAATCCAAGCTTTCTTTCGTAAACACCTCGCAGGCAAGCCATCTGGAACATCCAGTAAGCTCTGA
- the LOC119701035 gene encoding acyl-coenzyme A thioesterase 5-like, with amino-acid sequence MWQVSGRSLCRASSRAWQRRLPWPGPAPAAPRSRGPAWSPGTAPAQGLSSMAPSIRLSPAARSLFDEPLAIAVQGLGPRQQVTLRTSLRDETGELFQASALYQAGDDGELDLARCPALPGGSFSGLEPMGLLWALQPQKPFWRLVKRDVQSPFLLQLEVFEGHGERPGRLLAQAQHERAFLRDGVRRVPVREGRIRATLFLPPGEDTFPGVIDIHGLGGGLFEPRASLLANHGFATLALAYYQFEDLPQEPKELHLEYFEEAVNYMLQHPQVKGPGVGLLGFSKGGEVSLAMAAFLKNIMAVASMNAPVAATCIPFSYKDKIIPTVTLYEHKAKATNSKFLDYSDVIDDPFQAPGNQSRIPLEKAEAQFLFMVGQDDRVVKSEYYATEVCKLLQAQGKENFQMLSCPGTGHCIDPPFFPLYPIGSHPVFHKRAVLGGELRAYSKAQVHAWSQIQAFFKKYLIVN; translated from the exons ATGTGGCAGGTCAGTGGCCGCTCCCTGTGCCGGGCCAGTTCCCGTGCCTGGCAGAGGCGGCTGCCctggcccggccccgcgcctgCAGCCCCCcggagccgcggccccgcgTGGAGCCCCGGGACAGCCCCCGCCCAGGGGCTCTCCTCCATGGCCCCCTCCATCCGCCTGTCGCCCGCCGCCCGCAGCCTCTTCGATGAGCCGCTGGCCATCGCCGTGCAGGGCCTCGGCCCGCGGCAGCAGGTCACTCTGCGGACGTCCTTGCGGGACGAGACCGGAGAGCTCTTCCAGGCCAGTGCCCTCTACCAGGCGGGCGACGACGGCGAGCTGGACCTCGCCCGCTGTCCTGCGCTGCCGGGAGGCAGCTTCTCCGGCCTGGAGCCcatggggctgctctgggctttgcagCCCCAGAAGCCTTTTTGGCGGCTGGTAAAGCGGGACGTGCAGagccccttcctcctgcagctggaggtgtTCGAGGGCCACGGGGAGCGCCCCGGGCGGCTCCTGGCCCAGGCGCAGCACGAGCGGGCGTTCCTGCGGGACGGGGTGCGCAGAGTCCCGGTGCGAGAAGGGAGGATCCGGGCGACGCTTTTCCTGCCCCCCG GAGAAGACACCTTTCCAGGGGTCATTGATATACATGGACTTGGAGGAGGTCTTTTTGAGCCCAGGGCAAGCCTGCTGGCCAATCATGGCTTTGCCACACTCGCCCTGGCTTATTATCAATTTGAGGATCTGCCCCAGGAACCAAAGGAACTCCACCTGGAATATTTTGAAGAGGCAGTGAACTATAtgctgcagcacccacag GTGAAGGGTCCAGGTGTTGGCCTGCTCGGTTTCTCCAAAGGAGGTGAAGTGTCCCTTGCCATGGCTGCCTTCCTGAAGAACATCATGGCTGTTGCTTCCATGAATGCCCCTGTTGCTGCTACATGTATTCCTTTCTCTTACAAGGATAAAATCATCCCCACTGTGACCTTATATGAACACAAAGCCAAGGCCACCAATTCCAAATTTCTTGATTATTCTGATGTCATTGATGATCCTTTTCAAGCCCCTGGCAACCAAAGCCGGATCCCACTAGAGAAAGCTGAGGCACAGTTTCTGTTCATGGTGGGCCAAGATGACCGTGTGGTCAAAAGTGAATATTATGCTACTGAAGTCTGCAAGCTTCTGCAGGCtcaagggaaggaaaattttcagatgctctcctgccctggaaCAGGGCACTGCATAGACCCaccctttttccctttgtacCCCATAGGAAGCCACCCTGTTTTTCACAAGCGAGCAGTCCTGGGTGGGGAGCTCAGGGCTTATTCTAAAGCTCAGGTTCATGCTTGGTCACAAATCCAGgcatttttcaaaaagtatttaattGTTAACTAA
- the RIOX1 gene encoding ribosomal oxygenase 1 has translation MAAEQRDLGQLSALAVYRRLAGAGRMERRRRGAPLPAGRKRAKARLRRGRAGGGGSEPEAPPPAAPPSRVELPVEAPVEAPVDPRPQATAAGPDAKPRGSPKAMPSGPRPAGEDGGGVPGLLRRLARLEDSRQRAAELFRWLLAPVAPAEFMGRHWERAPLLLRRGDPGYYAGLFSTADFDAALRGGEVHFGTHLDVTSYAEGVRETHNPSGRALPAVVWDFYQNGCSLRLLCPQAFSPTVWHFLSILQEQFGSMAGANTYLTPPGTQGFAPHYDDIEAFVLQLEGKKHWRVYRPRRDAEVLPQFSSANLTQAELGEPVLETVLEAGDLLYFPRGFIHQGDCLPDAHSLHITVSSYQRNSWGDFLEKLLPAALQMALEEDVEYRQGLPMDYLRYMGVANSDTVDARRTAFVEKVQSLIKKLVDYAPIDAAVDQRAKSFLHDCLPPVLTESEKVQSVYGFPARWQDGGPCNVDILITKDTEVRLLRHGIVRLCNEEAGVMLYYTTENSRVYHKEEPKFLELDPEYTDSIEFLLSSYPNHVSVANLPCETLEEKISLATLLFEKGILTTKKPLAKV, from the coding sequence ATGGCGGCGGAGCAGCGTGACTTGGGGCAGCTCTCGGCCCTCGCCGTGTACCGCCGGCTGGCGGGGGCCGGGCGGATGGAGCGGCGCCGCCGCGGGGCCCCGCTGCCCGCGGGTCGGAAGCGGGCCAAGGCCCGCCTGAGGCGCGGccgggcgggaggcggcggctcGGAGCCGgaggcgccgccgcccgccgcgcccccgaGCCGCGTGGAGCTCCCCGTGGAGGCCCCCGTGGAGGCTCCCGTGGATCCTCGGCCCCAGGCGACGGCCGCCGGGCCTGACGCGAAACCGCGGGGCAGCCCCAAGGCGATGCCGAGCGGCCCGCGGCCGGCGGGGGAGGACGGCGGCGGCGTGCCCGGGCTGCTGCGGCGGCTGGCGCGGCTGGAGGACAGCCGGCAGCGGGCGGCCGAGCTCTTCCGCTGGCTGCTGGCCCCGGTGGCGCCGGCGGAGTTCATGGGGCGGCACTGGGAGCGGGcgccgctgctgctgcggcGGGGCGACCCCGGCTACTACGCGGGGCTCTTCTCCACGGCCGACTTCGACGCCGCTCTGCGAGGAGGAGAGGTTCACTTCGGCACCCACCTGGATGTGACCAGCTATGCCGAGGGAGTGCGGGAGACGCACAACCCTTCCGGCAGAGCCCTGCCCGCTGTCGTGTGGGACTTCTACCAGAACGGCTGCTCCCTGCGCCTCCTCTGCCCGCAGGCCTTCTCCCCCACCGTCTGGCacttcctctccatcctgcaggAGCAGTTTGGCAGCATGGCAGGGGCGAACACCTACCTCACGCCCCCGGGTACGCAGGGCTTTGCCCCCCACTATGATGATATCGAGGCCTtcgtgctgcagctggaggggaagAAGCACTGGCGTGTCTACAGGCCCCGAAGAGATGCTGAGGTGCTGCCCCAGTTCTCCAGCGCAAACCTCACGCAGGCTGAACTCGGTGAGCCTGTGCTGGAGACTGTGCTGGAAGCCGGGGACCTGCTGTACTTCCCCCGTGGCTTTATCCACCAGGGTGATTGTCTCCCTGATGCACATTCACTCCACATCACTGTGTCTTCCTACCAGAGGAATTCCTGGGGGGACTTTCTGGAGAagctcctcccagctgccctgcagatgGCCCTGGAGGAAGACGTGGAGTACCGACAGGGGCTTCCCATGGATTACCTGCGGTATATGGGGGTTGCTAACTCCGACACAGTCGATGCTCGACGAACGGCCTTTGTGGAGAAGGTGCAGAGCCTGATAAAGAAACTTGTTGACTATGCCCCCATCGATGCTGCTGTGGATCAGAGAGCGAAGTCGTTTCTTCATGACTGTCTCCCTCCAGTGCTCACTGAAAGTGAAAAGGTGCAGAGTGTCTATGGCTTCCCAGCCCGGTGGCAAGATGGGGGCCCCTGCAATGTTGATATCCTGATAACAAAAGACACCGAAGTACGCCTGCTCCGTCATGGCATCGTTAGACTGTGTAACGAAGAAGCAGGTGTGATGCTGTACTACACTACAGAAAACTCAAGAGTGTATCATAAGGAAGAACCCAAGTTCCTTGAGCTAGATCCTGAATATACAGACAGTATTGAATTTCTCCTGTCTTCCTATCCAAATCATGTAAGTGTGGCTAACCTTCCATGTGAAACCTTGGAGGAAAAGATTTCTCTAGCTACACTTCTGTTTGAGAAAGGTATTCTGACTACAAAGAAGCCTCTGGCAAAAGTCTAA